The following proteins are co-located in the Streptomyces bottropensis ATCC 25435 genome:
- a CDS encoding SDR family oxidoreductase has product MSSPDPQVRAARNHSTSPAARGPVVAVTGAASGVGALLTERLAESDEIRQVIAIDERRGECAAAQWHILDVRDPAIAEKLRGADVVVHLAVDLDLGSDAAARSAYNVRGTQTVLTAAAAAGVHRVVLCTSAMVYGALPENELPLSEDAELRATAEATGVGDLLEIERLARRAPRAHPGLNVTVVRPATLVGGTDTALTRYFESPRLLVVAGSRPAWQFCHVEDLCGALEYAVLEKVDGELAVGCEGWLEQEEVEELSGIRRMELPSAVALGAAARLHRIGLTPSPAGDLAYTMYPWVVSGSRLHDAGWRPLWTNEEVLAELLEEVAGRHTVVGRRLGRKDATAAGAAGATVALLGTAALVRQVRRARGRR; this is encoded by the coding sequence GTGAGTTCCCCAGATCCACAGGTTCGCGCAGCGCGAAACCACTCAACCAGTCCCGCCGCGCGCGGGCCCGTCGTCGCGGTCACCGGTGCCGCGTCCGGCGTCGGAGCGCTGCTCACCGAGCGGCTCGCCGAGTCCGACGAGATCCGGCAGGTCATCGCCATCGACGAGCGGCGCGGCGAGTGCGCGGCCGCGCAGTGGCACATCCTGGACGTGCGGGACCCGGCGATCGCCGAGAAGCTGCGCGGGGCGGACGTCGTGGTGCACCTCGCCGTCGACCTCGACCTGGGCAGCGACGCGGCGGCCCGCAGCGCGTACAACGTGCGTGGCACGCAGACCGTGCTGACGGCGGCCGCCGCGGCCGGGGTGCACCGGGTCGTGCTGTGTACCTCGGCGATGGTCTACGGCGCGCTGCCCGAGAACGAGCTGCCGCTCTCGGAGGACGCCGAGCTGCGGGCGACCGCCGAGGCGACCGGGGTCGGCGACCTGCTGGAGATCGAGCGCCTCGCACGCCGGGCGCCGCGCGCCCATCCGGGACTCAATGTCACCGTCGTCCGCCCGGCGACTCTTGTGGGAGGCACGGACACGGCCCTGACCAGGTACTTCGAGTCGCCTCGGCTGCTGGTGGTGGCCGGGTCGCGGCCCGCCTGGCAGTTCTGCCATGTCGAGGATCTGTGCGGTGCGCTGGAGTACGCCGTGCTGGAGAAGGTCGACGGGGAGTTGGCCGTCGGGTGCGAGGGGTGGCTGGAGCAGGAGGAGGTCGAGGAGCTCAGTGGGATCCGGCGCATGGAGCTGCCGTCCGCTGTCGCCCTCGGGGCCGCCGCCCGGCTCCACCGGATCGGGCTGACGCCGTCGCCGGCGGGGGATCTCGCCTACACGATGTATCCGTGGGTCGTCAGCGGGAGCCGGCTGCACGACGCCGGGTGGCGGCCGCTGTGGACGAACGAGGAAGTGCTGGCGGAGCTGCTGGAGGAGGTCGCCGGGCGGCACACCGTGGTCGGGCGGCGGCTGGGGCGCAAGGACGCGACCGCGGCGGGTGCCGCGGGGGCGACGGTCGCGTTGCTGGGTACGGCGGCGTTGGTGCGGCAGGTCCGGAGGGCTCGGGGGCGGCGCTGA
- a CDS encoding molybdenum cofactor biosynthesis protein MoaE — MAVNDDHPGEQGAEEPVKLIGIRETALSLDEVFRAVGDDAAGGTALFVGTVRNHDGGADVDELGYSCHPTAEAEMRRIAEKVVADYPVRALAAVHRVGDLKVGDLAVVVAVSCPHRGEAFEACRKLIDDLKHEVPIWKHQKFSDGTEEWVGAC, encoded by the coding sequence ATGGCAGTCAATGATGATCATCCCGGCGAGCAGGGGGCCGAGGAGCCCGTCAAGCTGATCGGGATTCGGGAGACGGCGCTCTCCCTCGACGAGGTGTTCCGGGCGGTCGGGGACGACGCGGCCGGGGGGACCGCGCTGTTCGTGGGGACCGTGCGGAACCACGACGGGGGAGCGGATGTCGACGAGCTGGGCTATTCGTGTCACCCGACGGCCGAGGCCGAGATGCGGCGGATCGCGGAGAAGGTGGTCGCCGACTACCCGGTGCGGGCCCTCGCGGCCGTGCACAGGGTGGGAGACCTGAAGGTCGGGGACCTGGCGGTGGTCGTCGCCGTGTCGTGTCCGCACCGGGGCGAGGCCTTCGAGGCGTGTCGGAAACTGATCGACGACCTGAAGCACGAAGTGCCCATCTGGAAGCACCAGAAGTTCTCGGACGGCACGGAGGAGTGGGTGGGCGCCTGCTGA
- a CDS encoding YlbL family protein — MPRRTATMLASTLMLIALLCAGVIIPVPYSEMSPGPTVNTLGKHDGEPVLQISGRKTYATTGHLNMTTVRVTSADYRMNLVEAVYGWLTHDNKVVPHDTLYPDGKTKEQSTQENAEEFSQSQESAKVAALKELDVPVRSWVIVSTVLKDSPAEGKLHAGDVIKSVDGTAVKAPEDVAKLVTKHKPGEKVDFVIVPAKAQAAAEKANRTATGTQEVTITTGTSDDTGEERAIVGISAGTDHTFPFTIDIKLADVGGPSAGLMFALGIYDKLTPGNLTGGKFVAGTGTIDDQGKVGPIGGIEMKTVGARAKGAQYFLTPEDNCATAAGDVPDGLTLVKVGTIEDALGALKDIRAGDTADLPKCTTKG, encoded by the coding sequence ATGCCACGCCGCACCGCGACGATGCTCGCCTCCACCCTGATGCTGATCGCGCTCCTGTGCGCGGGTGTGATCATTCCCGTGCCCTATTCGGAGATGTCACCGGGGCCGACGGTGAACACGCTCGGGAAGCACGACGGGGAGCCGGTGCTGCAGATCTCCGGGCGCAAGACGTACGCGACGACCGGCCATCTGAACATGACCACGGTCCGCGTCACCAGCGCCGACTACCGGATGAACCTCGTCGAGGCCGTGTACGGCTGGCTGACGCACGACAACAAGGTCGTCCCGCACGACACGCTCTACCCGGACGGCAAGACCAAGGAGCAGTCGACGCAGGAGAACGCCGAGGAGTTCAGCCAGTCCCAGGAGAGCGCCAAGGTCGCGGCCCTGAAGGAGCTGGACGTCCCGGTGCGGTCCTGGGTGATCGTCTCCACCGTCCTCAAGGACTCCCCGGCCGAGGGCAAGCTGCACGCCGGTGACGTGATCAAGTCCGTCGACGGTACGGCGGTCAAGGCGCCCGAGGACGTGGCGAAACTGGTCACCAAGCACAAGCCGGGTGAGAAAGTCGACTTCGTGATCGTGCCCGCCAAGGCCCAGGCCGCCGCGGAGAAGGCGAACAGGACGGCGACCGGGACCCAGGAGGTCACGATCACCACGGGCACGTCCGACGACACGGGCGAGGAGCGGGCGATCGTCGGCATCTCCGCCGGGACCGACCACACCTTCCCCTTCACCATCGACATCAAGCTGGCCGACGTCGGCGGCCCGAGCGCAGGACTGATGTTCGCCCTCGGTATCTACGACAAGCTCACGCCGGGGAACCTGACGGGCGGCAAGTTCGTGGCCGGCACCGGCACGATCGACGACCAGGGCAAGGTCGGCCCCATCGGCGGCATCGAGATGAAGACGGTCGGCGCGCGCGCCAAGGGCGCCCAGTACTTCCTGACGCCCGAGGACAACTGCGCCACGGCCGCCGGGGACGTCCCCGACGGACTCACCCTCGTCAAGGTCGGCACCATCGAGGACGCGCTGGGCGCCCTGAAGGACATCCGCGCCGGCGACACCGCCGACCTGCCGAAGTGCACCACCAAGGGCTGA
- a CDS encoding PPA1309 family protein yields the protein MSNTPMAANPLTRAVLEIDEYASGLGWDQPARLFALVDTARLRSQEPALAAQLGLQDESETVGLTPIEQDEIPAGKALDEFLGTIAWPDAVVGCALTVERLMLPPSAEASVPENLDEARLAEWVASHPERQEVRMTVAVLRDGSRDAALRLREKDSPTEVLTGPELVPGLAEALSATFVD from the coding sequence ATGTCCAACACTCCCATGGCAGCGAACCCCCTCACCCGGGCCGTCCTCGAGATCGACGAGTACGCCTCGGGCCTCGGCTGGGACCAGCCCGCTCGCCTCTTCGCCCTGGTGGATACCGCGCGTCTGCGGTCCCAGGAACCCGCCCTCGCGGCCCAGCTCGGTCTGCAGGACGAGTCCGAGACCGTCGGTCTCACCCCGATCGAGCAGGACGAGATTCCCGCGGGCAAGGCCCTCGACGAGTTCCTCGGCACCATCGCCTGGCCCGACGCGGTGGTCGGCTGCGCGCTGACCGTGGAGCGGCTGATGCTGCCGCCGTCCGCCGAGGCGTCCGTCCCCGAGAATCTCGACGAGGCCCGTCTCGCCGAGTGGGTCGCCTCCCACCCGGAGCGTCAGGAGGTCCGTATGACCGTCGCCGTTCTCCGGGACGGCTCCCGCGACGCGGCCCTGCGCCTGCGCGAGAAGGACTCTCCGACCGAGGTCCTCACCGGCCCCGAACTGGTACCGGGCCTCGCGGAGGCCCTGTCCGCGACCTTCGTGGACTGA
- a CDS encoding UPF0182 family protein, whose amino-acid sequence MPDRGGGPTGPRIRVGRPSRRVRTLLMTLGVLAVLGMAFVMFAGFWTDWLWYRSVKYSSVFTTTLWTKIGLFFVFGLLMSASVGFNIWLAHRLRPPLSAMSMEQQSLDRYRMGIAPYKKWLLLGITSLVGLIAGASASGQWRTWLMWVNGVSFGQKDPQFDLDVSFYAFDLPWYRFLLGFGFAAAVLSVIGAALTHYLYGGLRVTSPGARATAAATGHLSVLLGIFVALKAVAYWLDRYGLAVKSSDFKATGNWTGLRYVDANAYLPAKTILFCIAVICALLFFATIWRRTWQLPVIGFGLMVLSAILIGGLYPAIVQKFQVQPNEQAKEAPYVEKNLAATRQAYGIDGTDVEEYSGVSDTDKAQLRKDADTTASIRMLDPNIVSPTFQQLQQMRNYYAFPTNLDVDRYSNEDGAEQDTVIGLRELNLAGIPKNNWINDHFRYTHGYGVVAAKGTEATSGGRPVFTESDLPSKGDLGKYQQRVYYGEKTTQYSIVGGPQKEIDYSDDSGEKTTSYKGKSGINLSSPVNRAAYAVAFNEPQILYSGAIGEGSRILYNRTPKERVEAVAPWLTIDGDAYPAVVDGKIQWIVDAYTTTNGYPYASRTTLGDTTADSLTADNSQRAVVAQQNQVNYIRNSVKATVDAYTGQVKLYQWDTEDPVLKTWMKAFPNTVEPKDGISDSLLAHLRYPQDLFKVQRELLTRYHVKDAETFLSGSEVWQVPDDPTNTSGNAVPPYYLSMKLPGQTAQAFSLTTTLTPNGRDNLSAFVAVNAEAGTKDYGKIRILKLPTSEPIDGPKQVQSQFNSEQDIAETISLLKRGDSQVEYGNLLTVPLDGGLLYVEPVYVRGGGLKYPLLRKVLVTYGGNTAFEDTLDAALNKVFETEGPPTEPPVDDGDEGTDEPPKSGDPTVQQALKEAQKAFDEGQQALKDGDWEAYGRAQQDLEDALKRAEDAQAKAGGTGGSGSADSDKSGDGDSGSG is encoded by the coding sequence ATGCCGGACCGCGGCGGAGGCCCGACGGGGCCGCGGATCAGAGTGGGCCGACCGTCCCGACGTGTCCGGACGCTGCTCATGACGTTGGGCGTCCTTGCCGTCCTCGGCATGGCGTTCGTCATGTTCGCGGGATTCTGGACGGACTGGCTCTGGTACCGGTCGGTGAAGTATTCGTCCGTCTTCACCACCACACTCTGGACGAAGATCGGGCTCTTCTTCGTCTTCGGCCTGCTGATGTCGGCCTCGGTCGGCTTCAACATCTGGCTCGCGCACCGGCTGCGGCCACCGCTGAGCGCCATGTCGATGGAGCAGCAGAGCCTCGACAGGTACCGCATGGGCATCGCGCCCTACAAGAAATGGCTGCTCCTCGGGATCACCTCCCTGGTGGGCCTCATCGCCGGCGCCTCCGCCTCCGGGCAGTGGCGCACCTGGCTGATGTGGGTCAACGGAGTGTCGTTCGGCCAGAAGGACCCCCAGTTCGACCTGGACGTCTCCTTCTACGCCTTCGACCTGCCCTGGTACCGCTTCCTGCTCGGCTTCGGCTTCGCCGCCGCCGTGCTCTCGGTGATCGGCGCCGCCCTCACGCACTACCTGTACGGCGGCCTCAGGGTCACCTCCCCGGGTGCGCGGGCCACCGCCGCGGCCACCGGACACCTGTCGGTGCTCCTCGGCATCTTCGTCGCCCTGAAGGCGGTCGCCTACTGGCTCGACCGGTACGGGCTGGCCGTGAAGTCCAGCGACTTCAAGGCGACGGGCAACTGGACGGGCCTGAGGTACGTCGACGCGAACGCGTACCTGCCGGCCAAGACGATCCTGTTCTGCATCGCGGTGATCTGCGCGCTGCTGTTCTTCGCCACCATCTGGCGGCGCACCTGGCAGCTGCCGGTCATCGGCTTCGGCCTGATGGTGCTCTCCGCCATCCTCATCGGCGGGCTGTATCCGGCGATCGTCCAGAAGTTCCAGGTCCAGCCGAACGAGCAGGCCAAGGAGGCGCCGTACGTCGAGAAGAACCTGGCGGCGACCCGCCAGGCCTACGGCATCGACGGGACCGACGTCGAGGAGTACTCGGGCGTCAGCGACACGGACAAGGCCCAGCTCCGCAAGGACGCCGACACCACGGCCAGCATCCGCATGCTCGACCCGAACATCGTCTCGCCGACCTTCCAGCAGCTCCAGCAGATGAGGAACTACTACGCGTTCCCCACGAACCTGGACGTCGACCGGTACAGCAACGAGGACGGCGCCGAGCAGGACACCGTCATCGGTCTGCGCGAGCTGAACCTGGCGGGCATCCCGAAGAACAACTGGATCAACGACCACTTCCGCTACACCCACGGCTACGGCGTGGTCGCCGCCAAGGGCACCGAGGCCACCTCCGGCGGCCGCCCGGTGTTCACCGAGTCCGACCTGCCGTCCAAGGGTGATCTGGGCAAGTACCAGCAGCGGGTCTACTACGGCGAGAAGACCACGCAGTACTCGATCGTCGGCGGTCCCCAGAAGGAGATCGACTACTCCGACGACAGCGGTGAGAAGACCACCAGCTACAAGGGCAAGAGCGGGATCAACCTCTCCAGCCCGGTCAACCGGGCCGCCTACGCGGTGGCGTTCAACGAGCCGCAGATCCTCTACTCCGGTGCCATCGGCGAGGGTTCGCGGATCCTGTACAACCGCACGCCCAAGGAGCGCGTGGAGGCGGTCGCCCCCTGGCTGACCATCGACGGTGACGCCTATCCGGCCGTCGTCGACGGGAAGATCCAGTGGATCGTCGACGCGTACACCACCACCAACGGCTACCCGTACGCCTCCCGCACCACCCTGGGCGACACGACGGCCGACTCGCTGACCGCCGACAACAGCCAGCGCGCGGTGGTGGCCCAGCAGAACCAGGTCAACTACATCCGCAACTCGGTGAAGGCGACCGTCGACGCGTACACGGGTCAGGTCAAGCTCTACCAGTGGGACACCGAGGACCCGGTCCTGAAGACCTGGATGAAGGCCTTCCCGAACACGGTGGAGCCGAAGGACGGCATCTCCGACTCGCTGCTGGCGCATCTGCGGTACCCGCAGGACCTCTTCAAGGTCCAGCGCGAGCTGCTCACCCGCTACCACGTGAAGGACGCCGAGACGTTCCTCAGCGGCAGCGAGGTGTGGCAGGTCCCGGACGACCCGACCAACACCTCGGGCAACGCGGTGCCGCCGTACTACCTGAGCATGAAGCTGCCCGGCCAGACGGCACAGGCGTTCTCGCTGACCACCACGCTCACGCCGAACGGCCGCGACAACCTCAGTGCCTTCGTGGCGGTCAACGCCGAGGCGGGCACCAAGGACTACGGCAAGATCAGAATTCTGAAACTGCCGACGAGCGAACCGATCGACGGACCGAAACAGGTCCAGAGCCAGTTCAACTCCGAACAGGACATCGCCGAGACCATCAGCCTCCTCAAGAGAGGTGACTCACAGGTCGAGTACGGCAACCTCCTGACGGTCCCGCTCGACGGCGGACTGCTCTACGTGGAACCCGTCTATGTGCGAGGCGGCGGACTCAAGTACCCGCTGCTGCGCAAGGTCCTGGTCACCTACGGCGGCAACACGGCCTTCGAGGACACCCTCGACGCCGCGCTCAACAAGGTGTTCGAGACCGAGGGTCCGCCCACGGAGCCACCCGTGGACGACGGTGACGAGGGCACCGACGAGCCGCCGAAGTCCGGAGACCCGACGGTCCAACAGGCCCTGAAGGAAGCCCAGAAGGCGTTCGACGAGGGTCAGCAGGCACTCAAGGACGGCGACTGGGAGGCGTACGGCCGGGCCCAACAGGACCTGGAGGACGCGCTGAAGCGTGCCGAGGACGCCCAGGCCAAGGCCGGCGGGACCGGCGGCAGCGGCAGTGCGGACAGCGACAAGAGCGGCGACGGAGACTCCGGAAGCGGCTGA
- a CDS encoding tetratricopeptide repeat protein: protein MDVMGDKATLLETGRFAQPADFALPAGLVVPAESAASVESVRAEDEDETGDAVEEARQRLAAESGDAEAMSVLGAMLLRRGDLDGAEPYLRGATAAGDRAAANNLGVLLHQRGYADDAAGWWRVAAVAGSAAAAHALGRHHRERGDEPAAEYWLRQSAEQGHALGAYALADLLEHRSDPAAERWMRVAAERGHREAAYRLARALDRLAELEERAAVREGRRIARAAFESGGAGREATREGRPVVREGRAGVRAGESGADNGVGAAAEEAEQWYRQAAARGHRRAALHLGAILERRGELKEAGRWYLTSAKDGEPRAACALGFLLRDAGDTESAAVWWLRAAQDGDGNAANALGALHAERGETQTAERWYRAAMDAGDVNGAYNLGLLCAEQGRTAQAEQWYRRAAYAGHREAANALAILLLQVGDAAGAEPWFSKAAEAGSVDAAFNLGILFAGRGDDGTALVWYERAAAAGHTEAALQVAIARLRDGDERAAERHLRRAAGGGSAEAAYRLAAVLDARRPPVPAHGLGEPVREKNECEEWYERAASQGHRRAQVRVGMLAAGRGDVVEAARWYRAAAESGSRNGAFNLGLLLAREGSEPEAALWWARAADAGHGRAALRLALVYARRGELVEGKRWADRAVALGPAEVTDRAARLRDALRDELSA, encoded by the coding sequence ATGGACGTTATGGGGGACAAGGCAACTCTGTTGGAGACAGGGCGGTTTGCGCAGCCTGCCGACTTTGCGCTGCCTGCCGGCCTTGTGGTGCCCGCCGAGTCCGCCGCGTCGGTCGAGTCCGTGCGGGCGGAGGACGAGGACGAGACGGGGGACGCCGTAGAGGAGGCGCGTCAGCGGCTCGCCGCCGAATCCGGTGACGCCGAGGCGATGAGCGTCCTCGGAGCCATGCTGCTGCGCCGAGGCGACCTCGACGGGGCCGAGCCCTACCTGCGGGGCGCCACCGCCGCCGGAGACCGTGCGGCCGCCAACAACCTGGGTGTCCTGCTGCACCAGCGCGGGTACGCCGACGACGCCGCCGGCTGGTGGCGGGTCGCGGCCGTCGCCGGTTCGGCCGCCGCCGCGCACGCGCTCGGCCGGCACCACCGCGAGCGCGGTGACGAACCGGCCGCCGAGTACTGGCTGCGCCAGTCCGCCGAGCAGGGCCATGCCCTCGGTGCGTACGCCCTCGCCGACCTGTTGGAACACCGCAGCGACCCCGCCGCGGAGCGGTGGATGCGGGTCGCCGCCGAGCGTGGGCACCGCGAGGCCGCCTACCGGCTCGCCCGGGCGCTGGACCGGCTCGCCGAGCTGGAGGAACGTGCCGCGGTGCGTGAGGGGCGCAGAATCGCGCGCGCGGCGTTCGAGAGCGGTGGCGCGGGCCGTGAGGCCACCCGTGAGGGCCGTCCCGTCGTGCGGGAGGGCCGCGCCGGCGTGCGCGCGGGGGAGTCCGGCGCCGACAACGGTGTCGGGGCCGCCGCCGAGGAGGCCGAGCAGTGGTACCGCCAGGCCGCCGCGCGCGGCCACCGGCGGGCCGCGCTGCACCTCGGGGCGATCCTGGAGCGGCGCGGGGAGCTCAAGGAGGCCGGCCGCTGGTATCTGACCTCCGCCAAGGACGGTGAGCCGCGCGCCGCGTGCGCGCTCGGGTTCCTGCTGCGGGACGCGGGCGACACCGAGAGCGCGGCCGTGTGGTGGCTGCGGGCCGCCCAGGACGGCGACGGCAACGCGGCGAACGCGCTGGGGGCGCTGCACGCCGAGCGCGGTGAGACGCAGACCGCCGAGCGGTGGTACCGCGCCGCGATGGACGCCGGTGACGTCAACGGGGCGTACAACCTCGGGCTGCTCTGTGCCGAGCAGGGGCGGACCGCCCAGGCCGAGCAGTGGTACCGGCGGGCCGCGTACGCCGGGCACCGCGAGGCGGCGAACGCCCTGGCCATCCTGCTGCTGCAGGTGGGGGACGCGGCGGGGGCCGAGCCGTGGTTCTCCAAGGCCGCGGAGGCCGGCAGTGTGGACGCCGCCTTCAACCTGGGCATCCTTTTCGCCGGGCGGGGCGACGACGGGACGGCGCTCGTCTGGTACGAGCGGGCGGCTGCCGCCGGGCACACCGAGGCGGCGCTCCAGGTCGCCATAGCGCGGCTGCGGGACGGTGACGAGCGGGCCGCCGAGCGGCATCTGCGGCGTGCCGCCGGCGGGGGCAGCGCGGAGGCCGCGTACCGCCTGGCCGCCGTGCTCGACGCCCGTCGGCCGCCTGTTCCCGCGCATGGGCTGGGGGAGCCGGTGCGGGAGAAGAACGAGTGCGAGGAGTGGTACGAGAGGGCCGCCTCCCAGGGCCACCGGCGGGCGCAGGTGCGGGTCGGGATGCTGGCGGCCGGGAGGGGCGACGTGGTCGAGGCGGCTCGGTGGTATCGGGCCGCGGCGGAGTCCGGGTCGCGCAACGGGGCGTTCAACCTGGGGCTGCTGCTCGCCCGCGAGGGGAGCGAGCCGGAGGCCGCGTTGTGGTGGGCCCGGGCCGCCGACGCGGGGCACGGGCGGGCGGCTTTGCGGCTCGCCCTCGTCTACGCGCGTCGGGGGGAGCTGGTGGAGGGCAAGCGGTGGGCCGACCGGGCCGTGGCGCTCGGGCCGGCGGAGGTCACGGACCGCGCGGCGCGGTTGCGGGACGCGTTGCGGGACGAGTTGTCGGCGTAG
- a CDS encoding Fur family transcriptional regulator, producing the protein MSDLLERLRGRGWRMTAQRRVVAEVLDGEHVHLTADEVHTRAVAKLPEISRATVYNTLGELVVLGEVLEVATDKRAKRYDPNAHRPHHHLVCARCGTIRDVHPTGNPLADLPASERFGFAVSDVEVTYRGVCPTCAAA; encoded by the coding sequence ATGAGTGACCTTCTGGAGCGGCTGCGCGGACGCGGATGGCGCATGACCGCACAGCGGCGTGTCGTGGCCGAGGTCCTCGACGGCGAACACGTCCACCTGACGGCCGACGAGGTGCACACGCGAGCTGTCGCCAAGCTGCCGGAGATCTCCCGGGCGACCGTCTACAACACCCTGGGCGAGCTGGTCGTCCTCGGTGAGGTGCTCGAAGTCGCCACGGACAAGCGGGCCAAGCGGTACGACCCCAACGCGCACCGCCCGCACCACCATCTGGTCTGTGCCCGGTGCGGCACGATCAGGGACGTCCACCCCACCGGCAACCCCCTCGCCGACCTCCCCGCCTCCGAGCGCTTCGGCTTCGCCGTCTCCGACGTGGAGGTCACCTACCGAGGCGTGTGCCCGACCTGCGCGGCGGCCTAG